A genomic region of Polyangiaceae bacterium contains the following coding sequences:
- a CDS encoding virulence RhuM family protein — protein MTRKKKPTASLVRSSAAEYLTFVAASGTGGVEAIYADENVWLSQKMMAQLYDVEVPTINYHLKKVFEDSELEEDSVIRNFRITAADGKTYDTKHYNLSAIIAVGYKVNSERAVQFRKWATRVVEEFTIKGFAMDDERLKRGGSVLSDKYFEEQLQRVREIRLSERKFYQKITDLYATAVDYDVTAQATKRFFATVQNKLHWAIHGQTAAEVIVDRADARKEHMGLHTWTDAPHGKIQKFDVVVAKNYLTEDELAQLSRLVNAYLDVAESMALRKIPMTMQDWETRLTRFLDATDHAVLSDAGKVTAEIAKAHAEAEFEKYRIVQDHLFESDFDRVVAETKRLSEGATKDPPRKGKKP, from the coding sequence ATGACCCGCAAGAAAAAGCCCACCGCCTCCCTCGTGCGCTCATCCGCAGCCGAGTACCTGACCTTCGTGGCCGCCAGCGGCACGGGCGGCGTCGAGGCGATCTACGCCGACGAGAACGTGTGGCTGAGCCAGAAGATGATGGCGCAGCTCTACGACGTCGAGGTCCCGACCATCAACTACCACCTGAAAAAGGTGTTCGAAGACAGCGAGCTGGAAGAGGACTCAGTTATTCGAAATTTTCGAATAACTGCCGCCGACGGCAAGACCTACGACACCAAGCACTACAACCTCTCGGCCATCATCGCCGTCGGGTACAAGGTAAACTCCGAGCGTGCGGTGCAGTTCCGCAAGTGGGCCACGCGCGTCGTGGAGGAGTTCACCATCAAGGGCTTCGCGATGGACGACGAGCGCCTCAAGCGCGGCGGCTCCGTCCTGAGCGACAAGTACTTCGAAGAGCAGCTCCAGCGCGTCCGCGAGATCCGGCTGTCGGAGCGCAAGTTCTACCAGAAGATCACCGACCTCTATGCGACGGCCGTCGACTACGACGTGACGGCGCAGGCCACCAAGCGTTTCTTCGCCACTGTGCAGAACAAGCTGCACTGGGCCATCCACGGGCAGACCGCCGCCGAGGTCATCGTCGACCGCGCCGACGCAAGGAAGGAGCACATGGGTCTCCACACGTGGACCGACGCGCCCCACGGCAAGATCCAGAAGTTCGACGTGGTCGTCGCGAAGAACTACCTGACCGAGGACGAGCTGGCGCAGCTGTCGCGGCTGGTGAACGCCTACCTCGACGTCGCCGAGAGCATGGCTCTTCGCAAGATCCCCATGACGATGCAGGACTGGGAGACGCGGTTGACCCGCTTCCTCGACGCGACCGATCACGCGGTGCTCTCGGACGCCGGGAAGGTGACCGCTGAGATTGCCAAGGCGCACGCCGAAGCCGAGTTCGAGAAGTACCGCATCGTGCAGGACCACCTCTTCGAGAGCGACTTCGACCGCGTGGTAGCCGAGACCAAGCGCCTCAGCGAGGGCGCAACGAAGGACCCGCCGCGCAAGGGGAAGAAGCCGTGA
- the lexA gene encoding repressor LexA, translating into MVALVHVEHEPLTPAQAELLATIRDRASRGEPAPSYRDLCEEFGWASTGTARDHLQALARKGYITLGGGRARQVRLVDAPVPVARVRMLGRVVAGLPTAAVEIDEGEIAVPAAWLGRGRHFALTVDGDSMRDAAIMDGDTVVVREQSTAKDGEIVVATVEGETTVKRLRISANGIRLVAENPRYIPIDVSGDATIHGVVIAVMRSLATQPDTGGRNHAHHAISDSRKGPNMDEMTSDMQSTKRALRTAPTSTVGRGKAVVLETAPKANLYQAEGVSLHFGDSLEFYSSWDRPMTIVSDGAYGVLGFEGDTSDHLDVPAWYEPHVKAWAEAARPNTTLWFWNSEIGWAAAHPILEKYGWRYVNCNIWNKGVGHIAGNVNTQKIRRFPVVTEVCVQYVFEARIGGMPLKQWLLAEWKRSGLTLRRANDACGVKDAAVRKYLDQGHLWYFPPAEMMQKLADYANEHGRPEGRPYFSVEGKKPITGAEWENMRSKFSCPHGVTNVWDRNAVRGEERVKTEEGRAVHLNQKPLDLMTRIIEATTDEGDVVWEPFGGLFTASLASQRLRRRAFSAEIDPTYYQYGVRRFTEATRQMLLLASLSG; encoded by the coding sequence GTGGTAGCGCTCGTTCACGTGGAGCACGAACCCCTCACTCCAGCGCAGGCAGAGCTGCTCGCGACGATTCGCGACCGCGCCAGCCGTGGTGAGCCAGCGCCATCTTACCGGGACCTTTGCGAGGAGTTCGGCTGGGCTTCCACGGGGACAGCACGTGACCACCTCCAAGCCTTGGCCCGCAAGGGGTACATCACGCTCGGCGGCGGCCGAGCACGGCAGGTTCGGTTGGTAGATGCGCCCGTACCGGTTGCGCGTGTGAGAATGCTCGGGCGCGTCGTCGCCGGACTTCCCACGGCAGCCGTCGAGATCGACGAGGGGGAGATCGCCGTACCGGCTGCGTGGCTGGGCCGTGGGCGTCACTTCGCGCTCACGGTTGACGGCGACAGCATGCGCGACGCTGCGATCATGGACGGCGACACAGTTGTCGTTCGCGAACAGTCCACTGCCAAAGACGGCGAGATTGTCGTCGCCACAGTGGAAGGCGAGACGACGGTCAAGCGGCTCAGGATCAGCGCCAACGGTATCCGCCTCGTAGCCGAGAACCCTCGCTACATACCGATTGATGTGAGTGGAGACGCAACGATTCACGGCGTCGTGATCGCTGTGATGCGCTCGCTCGCAACGCAACCAGATACGGGCGGGCGGAACCACGCCCACCACGCGATCAGTGACAGCCGCAAAGGACCCAACATGGATGAGATGACGAGCGACATGCAGTCAACGAAGCGCGCCCTGCGCACTGCCCCAACCAGCACGGTCGGACGCGGAAAGGCCGTGGTGCTCGAGACGGCGCCCAAGGCGAACCTGTACCAAGCGGAAGGCGTCTCGCTGCATTTTGGAGACTCGCTCGAATTCTACTCGTCCTGGGACCGCCCTATGACGATTGTCTCCGATGGCGCGTACGGCGTCCTCGGCTTCGAAGGGGACACATCGGATCATCTAGATGTGCCAGCGTGGTACGAACCACACGTCAAGGCGTGGGCGGAAGCGGCTCGACCGAACACCACGCTCTGGTTCTGGAACTCGGAGATCGGATGGGCAGCCGCTCATCCGATCCTCGAGAAGTACGGTTGGCGTTACGTGAACTGCAACATCTGGAACAAGGGCGTCGGTCACATCGCCGGAAACGTGAACACGCAGAAGATCCGTCGGTTCCCCGTCGTGACTGAGGTGTGCGTTCAGTACGTATTCGAGGCGCGGATCGGTGGAATGCCGCTGAAGCAGTGGCTCCTTGCTGAGTGGAAGAGGTCCGGCCTGACGCTGCGGCGCGCTAATGACGCTTGTGGCGTCAAAGACGCTGCAGTGCGGAAGTACTTGGATCAAGGACATCTCTGGTACTTCCCGCCGGCCGAAATGATGCAGAAACTCGCTGATTATGCGAACGAGCATGGCCGTCCCGAAGGGCGTCCCTACTTCTCCGTTGAGGGAAAAAAACCGATTACTGGCGCCGAGTGGGAAAACATGCGTTCAAAGTTCTCGTGCCCTCACGGCGTCACGAACGTCTGGGACCGCAATGCCGTTCGTGGCGAGGAGCGAGTGAAGACGGAGGAAGGGCGAGCCGTGCACCTCAATCAGAAGCCGCTCGATCTGATGACTCGGATTATCGAGGCAACGACTGACGAGGGTGACGTCGTGTGGGAACCCTTCGGAGGTTTGTTCACCGCGTCGCTGGCGTCTCAGCGCCTCCGGCGCCGTGCCTTCAGTGCGGAAATCGATCCCACGTATTATCAATACGGCGTGCGCCGGTTCACCGAAGCCACCCGACAGATGTTGCTGCTCGCGTCCCTCAGCGGCTGA
- a CDS encoding helix-turn-helix transcriptional regulator translates to MGQDDLERFGARVRAERERVGVSQEELADRAGLHRTYLGGVERGERNVGLLNVLRIARALGVAPSVLFKDFHGSRSG, encoded by the coding sequence GTGGGCCAGGACGACCTCGAACGCTTCGGAGCACGCGTCCGCGCAGAGCGCGAGCGGGTCGGCGTGTCGCAGGAGGAACTCGCGGACCGCGCTGGCCTCCATCGGACGTACTTGGGGGGCGTGGAACGCGGAGAGCGGAACGTCGGCCTGCTCAACGTGCTGCGGATCGCGCGTGCTCTCGGTGTTGCGCCCTCGGTTCTCTTCAAGGACTTCCACGGGAGCCGTTCGGGATGA
- a CDS encoding oligosaccharide flippase family protein: protein MQDVARPSNPYEPPAIEEKAGDSTAKSAGRGGLAIAVAKVSFIIFGFAQQLILERLLGQAGYGQISRVLAIVGVLNNVVVGAALQGVSRAVSTVPEDQTASAFARTLRIHVVIAVVLSLAFALGAGAIASAVGAPHIATPLRVVAAVVLLYGIYAPLVGSLNGRRKFLDQAGLDIGYGFLRTASMGIGAVVLLRLGGSGTFGAALGFVSAALLIVPIALTRSGIGRVGSSGPTAREYLGFLAPLALGQISLNLLLQTDFFLISRFAGEAATRLGLDPTRADELTGTYRGVQLFSFLPYQLLMSVSFVLFPMLARARAERSEADVAAYTRSGVRIALVLTGLVSGTISSLAPHVLRFAYKSEAIWQQGGPVLRVLAIGMGTFAMLGITSAALTSLGRERTAAALSAVAVVLIATGCSLVAPRAAFGPEMLLHTAISTSVALSICAVVAAFELRREARAFVAPMSLVRVAGAVAVTVALGAQLPWLGKLAVLAQGIVMATLYVAVLIVTGELGKQDLANVKKVLGKA from the coding sequence GTGCAAGACGTCGCACGCCCGAGCAATCCCTACGAGCCCCCCGCCATCGAGGAAAAAGCTGGCGACTCGACCGCCAAGTCCGCCGGCCGCGGAGGCTTGGCCATCGCCGTCGCCAAAGTCTCGTTCATCATCTTCGGCTTCGCTCAGCAGCTCATCCTCGAACGACTCCTCGGACAAGCCGGCTACGGGCAAATCTCCCGCGTCTTGGCCATCGTCGGCGTGCTCAACAACGTCGTCGTCGGCGCCGCACTCCAAGGCGTATCCCGCGCCGTCTCCACCGTCCCCGAAGACCAAACCGCGTCCGCCTTTGCCCGCACGCTCCGCATCCACGTCGTCATCGCCGTCGTCCTCTCGCTCGCGTTTGCCCTCGGCGCAGGCGCCATCGCTTCCGCCGTCGGCGCGCCTCACATCGCCACGCCCCTCCGCGTCGTCGCAGCCGTCGTGCTCCTCTACGGCATCTACGCGCCGCTCGTCGGATCCCTCAACGGCCGCCGCAAATTCCTCGATCAAGCCGGCCTCGACATCGGTTACGGCTTTCTGCGCACCGCGAGCATGGGCATCGGCGCCGTCGTCCTCTTGCGCCTCGGAGGCAGCGGAACCTTCGGCGCAGCCCTCGGGTTCGTCTCGGCCGCACTGCTCATCGTCCCCATCGCCCTCACGCGATCCGGCATCGGACGCGTCGGATCGTCCGGACCAACCGCACGCGAATACCTCGGATTTCTCGCACCTCTCGCGCTCGGACAAATCTCGCTGAACCTTTTGCTTCAAACGGATTTCTTTTTGATCAGTAGGTTCGCCGGCGAAGCAGCAACGCGTCTCGGCCTCGATCCCACGCGTGCCGACGAGCTCACCGGCACGTACCGCGGCGTGCAGCTCTTCTCGTTTTTGCCCTACCAACTCCTCATGTCCGTCAGCTTCGTCCTCTTCCCGATGCTCGCTCGTGCACGCGCCGAACGCAGCGAAGCCGACGTCGCTGCGTACACGCGATCAGGCGTGCGCATCGCGCTCGTCCTCACCGGCCTCGTGTCGGGAACCATCTCGTCGCTCGCGCCCCACGTCCTTCGTTTCGCCTACAAATCCGAAGCCATCTGGCAACAAGGCGGCCCCGTCCTTCGCGTGCTCGCCATCGGCATGGGCACCTTCGCCATGCTCGGCATCACGTCCGCCGCGCTCACCAGCCTCGGCCGCGAACGCACGGCCGCAGCCCTCTCCGCCGTTGCCGTCGTTCTCATCGCGACAGGTTGTTCGCTCGTTGCTCCGCGCGCCGCGTTTGGTCCGGAAATGCTTTTGCACACAGCCATTTCCACGTCCGTCGCGCTTTCCATCTGTGCCGTCGTCGCAGCCTTCGAGCTTCGTCGTGAAGCTCGAGCGTTCGTCGCACCCATGTCGCTCGTGCGCGTCGCCGGCGCCGTTGCCGTCACCGTCGCCCTCGGCGCGCAACTCCCGTGGCTCGGCAAGCTCGCCGTGCTTGCGCAAGGCATCGTCATGGCCACCTTGTACGTCGCCGTGCTCATCGTGACGGGCGAGCTTGGCAAGCAAGATCTGGCCAATGTGAAAAAGGTCCTCGGCAAGGCGTAA
- the ettA gene encoding energy-dependent translational throttle protein EttA, translating to MAHQFIFTMQDVRKVHPPNKEVLKGLWLSFFPGAKIGVLGHNGSGKSTLLRIMAGIDNEFLGEAKPADGTRVGFLQQEPRLDAGKTVLENVEAAVMDTRKLLQRFEEIGVLLGESPDNMEELLEEYAVIQDKIEASGGWELDRMLERAMDALRLPPADAEVDKLSGGERRRVALCRLLLEKPDLLLLDEPTNHLDAESVAWLERFLAEYTGTVVAVTHDRYFLDNVAGWILELDRGNGYPYEGNYTGWLEQKKKRLELEKKEDSSRKKTLERELEWVQMNPRARQAKSKARLAAYETLLAEDQKAKEYEPSRIHIPAGARLGNIVVEADHLSKAFGDKLLIDDLSFSLPRGGIVGVIGPNGAGKTTLFKMIMGLEKPDKGAMRIGESVELAYVDQSRDALDPNKSVWQEISGGEPTLMVGKREVNSRAYVSSFNFAGADQQKKVGDLSGGERNRVHLAKLLRRGGNVLLLDEPTNDLDVDTLRSLEEALLEFAGCAVIISHDRWFLDRIATHMLAFEGDSKVVWFEGNYQDYEADLKRRKGADANEPHRIKYRRIA from the coding sequence GTGGCGCATCAGTTCATTTTCACGATGCAGGATGTTCGTAAAGTGCACCCCCCGAACAAGGAGGTGCTCAAGGGCCTGTGGCTCTCGTTTTTCCCAGGCGCGAAGATCGGCGTACTCGGACACAACGGATCCGGCAAAAGCACGCTTTTGCGCATCATGGCCGGCATCGACAACGAATTCCTCGGCGAAGCCAAACCCGCCGACGGCACACGCGTGGGCTTCTTGCAGCAAGAACCGCGACTCGATGCCGGAAAAACCGTGCTCGAAAACGTCGAAGCCGCCGTGATGGACACGCGCAAGCTCTTGCAACGCTTCGAAGAAATCGGCGTCCTGCTCGGCGAATCCCCGGACAACATGGAGGAGCTGCTCGAAGAATACGCGGTCATTCAGGACAAGATCGAAGCATCCGGCGGCTGGGAGCTCGACCGCATGCTCGAACGCGCCATGGACGCGCTGCGTTTGCCCCCGGCCGATGCCGAAGTGGACAAACTCTCCGGCGGTGAACGACGTCGCGTCGCACTATGCCGTTTGCTCCTGGAAAAACCCGATCTCCTGCTCCTCGACGAACCCACCAACCACCTCGATGCCGAAAGCGTCGCGTGGCTCGAAAGGTTCCTCGCGGAATACACCGGCACCGTCGTCGCCGTCACGCACGACAGGTACTTCCTCGACAACGTCGCCGGCTGGATCCTCGAGCTCGATCGAGGGAACGGCTACCCGTACGAAGGCAACTACACGGGCTGGCTCGAGCAAAAGAAGAAGCGCCTCGAGCTCGAGAAGAAGGAAGATTCGTCGCGCAAAAAGACGCTCGAACGGGAGCTCGAGTGGGTGCAGATGAATCCGCGTGCGCGACAAGCGAAGAGCAAAGCGCGCCTTGCAGCCTACGAAACGCTGCTCGCCGAAGATCAAAAAGCCAAAGAGTACGAACCGAGCCGCATTCACATCCCGGCGGGCGCGCGTCTTGGAAACATCGTCGTCGAAGCCGATCATTTGTCGAAGGCGTTCGGGGACAAACTCCTCATCGACGACTTGTCGTTCTCGCTTCCGCGCGGTGGCATCGTCGGTGTGATCGGCCCGAACGGCGCTGGCAAGACGACGCTCTTCAAGATGATCATGGGCCTCGAAAAACCCGACAAGGGCGCGATGCGCATCGGTGAATCCGTCGAGCTTGCGTATGTCGACCAGAGCCGAGATGCTTTGGATCCAAACAAAAGCGTCTGGCAAGAGATCTCGGGAGGCGAGCCGACGCTCATGGTGGGCAAGCGCGAGGTCAATTCGCGCGCGTACGTGTCGAGCTTCAACTTTGCCGGAGCTGATCAGCAGAAGAAGGTCGGCGATTTGTCCGGCGGTGAACGAAATCGCGTGCACTTGGCGAAGCTCTTGCGACGCGGTGGCAACGTGCTGCTCTTGGACGAACCCACGAACGATTTGGATGTCGACACGCTCAGGTCGCTCGAGGAAGCGCTGCTCGAGTTTGCCGGGTGTGCGGTGATCATCAGCCACGACAGGTGGTTTCTCGATCGCATCGCGACGCACATGCTCGCGTTCGAGGGGGACAGCAAGGTCGTGTGGTTCGAGGGGAACTATCAGGACTACGAGGCTGACTTGAAGCGGCGCAAGGGCGCGGACGCGAACGAGCCGCATCGGATCAAGTATCGGCGCATTGCTTGA
- a CDS encoding cation:proton antiporter — MHVDDLILTLASALSAALLLGIVTQRLGASPILGYLLAGVVVGPYTPGFVANARFATQLAEIGIILLMFGVGLHFKLPDLLRVRRIAVPGAIVQSAVATGLGTVVALGFGWSLTAGLVLGMCIAVASTVVLIRMLAAHDAFDTPHGHVAVGWLIVEDIFTVLILLLIPVTVSVREAGVAGFEAFAIVAFGIFKLALLIALVLAIGPRVVPWFLMKVARMRSSELFTLTVLAIALAVATGSAVVFGASLALGAFLAGMVVGQSRLSHQAAADALPMRDAFAVLFFVAVGMQFDYRALIDAPGLVLSTLGIILIGKPIAALVVVVLLGYSIRTALTVAIGLAQIGEFSFILADMAGQLDLFPPAGRSVLVASAILSIGLNPLLFRLIDPIEDAIRARPKLLRWFDRRAEAHGRTLEATQTGEERPCGARAIVVGYGPVGRTIVKLMDRFDVCSVIIDLNIDTISELRQAGRRALYGDGKRSEVLLAAGLAQSDYVIVTTPDPQTRAAIVEVARSLNPNAKILVRAHYIAEHGTLEVHHATAACYEEEEVAVRLAEMTLGEIGVPVTKIALESRRIRAELASAKA; from the coding sequence ATGCATGTCGACGACCTCATCCTCACGCTGGCGAGCGCGCTGAGCGCCGCATTGCTACTCGGCATCGTGACGCAGCGTCTCGGCGCATCGCCCATTCTCGGCTACTTGCTCGCAGGAGTCGTCGTCGGTCCGTACACGCCCGGGTTCGTCGCCAATGCCCGGTTCGCTACGCAACTTGCCGAAATTGGGATCATCCTGCTCATGTTCGGCGTCGGCTTGCATTTCAAGCTCCCGGATCTCCTGCGAGTCCGGCGCATTGCGGTACCTGGAGCCATCGTTCAGAGCGCCGTGGCAACGGGCCTCGGAACGGTCGTCGCGCTGGGCTTCGGTTGGTCGCTCACCGCGGGGCTCGTGCTCGGCATGTGCATCGCCGTGGCAAGCACGGTCGTGCTCATTCGAATGCTCGCTGCGCACGACGCGTTCGACACGCCGCATGGGCACGTGGCCGTCGGATGGCTGATCGTCGAAGACATTTTTACCGTGCTGATTCTCTTGCTCATCCCCGTGACCGTATCGGTGCGCGAGGCGGGTGTGGCGGGTTTTGAAGCATTTGCTATCGTCGCGTTCGGCATTTTCAAGCTCGCTTTGCTCATCGCGCTCGTGCTCGCCATTGGTCCGCGTGTCGTTCCGTGGTTTTTGATGAAAGTGGCGCGCATGCGCAGCAGCGAGCTTTTCACGCTCACGGTGCTGGCCATCGCGCTTGCCGTCGCGACGGGTTCGGCGGTCGTTTTTGGCGCCTCCTTGGCCCTTGGGGCATTTCTTGCGGGAATGGTCGTGGGTCAATCCAGGTTGAGCCACCAGGCGGCGGCCGACGCATTGCCCATGAGAGACGCATTCGCGGTGCTTTTTTTCGTGGCCGTGGGCATGCAATTCGATTACCGCGCGCTCATCGATGCGCCGGGGCTCGTGCTTTCGACGCTCGGCATCATCCTCATTGGTAAACCCATCGCGGCCCTCGTCGTGGTCGTATTGCTTGGTTATTCGATTCGAACGGCGCTCACGGTCGCCATTGGGCTCGCGCAGATTGGCGAATTCTCGTTCATCCTCGCCGATATGGCCGGCCAGCTCGACCTGTTTCCTCCCGCGGGGCGAAGCGTGCTCGTGGCCAGCGCCATCCTATCCATTGGCCTCAATCCGCTGCTCTTTCGATTGATCGATCCCATCGAAGACGCAATACGCGCCCGCCCGAAACTATTGCGATGGTTCGACCGGCGTGCCGAAGCGCACGGGCGAACGCTCGAAGCGACGCAAACGGGCGAGGAAAGGCCGTGCGGGGCTCGCGCCATCGTCGTGGGTTATGGCCCCGTGGGACGAACCATCGTGAAGCTGATGGACCGATTCGACGTATGCTCGGTGATCATCGATTTGAACATCGATACCATCAGCGAGCTTCGGCAGGCTGGGCGCAGGGCTCTTTATGGTGACGGGAAACGTTCGGAGGTGCTTCTTGCGGCTGGTCTCGCGCAATCTGATTACGTCATCGTGACGACGCCCGATCCGCAAACGCGAGCGGCCATCGTCGAAGTGGCGCGATCACTCAACCCCAATGCAAAAATACTGGTGCGCGCGCATTACATCGCCGAGCATGGTACGCTCGAGGTGCATCACGCGACGGCGGCATGTTACGAGGAAGAGGAGGTTGCGGTGCGCTTGGCGGAAATGACGCTTGGCGAGATTGGCGTGCCCGTCACGAAAATTGCATTGGA